One window of the Tetragenococcus koreensis genome contains the following:
- a CDS encoding LrgB family protein produces MFESFVNDPFFGIFLTLFFYLIGLKLHQRWKLAIFTPLIFAIICVIIFLLVFNIPQTAYDNGGQFVSIWVTPATVCLAIKLEKNYQYLKENYIPILTGIISGVLLHTVLILALCLLLSFNGDLFATLYPKSITTAIAVGVSESLGGLESLTVAVVVFTGILGAAIGPGLFKMMKINDPVAQGIALGAGAHAMGTTKAIEMGEIQGAMSSLSIVVTGLTVVLVSPVAEILLNVFF; encoded by the coding sequence ATGTTTGAATCCTTTGTTAATGATCCTTTTTTTGGAATTTTTCTAACACTTTTTTTCTACTTAATTGGGTTAAAGTTACATCAAAGATGGAAATTAGCTATTTTTACACCGTTGATTTTTGCGATTATTTGTGTGATTATTTTTTTATTAGTATTTAATATCCCACAAACGGCTTATGACAATGGCGGTCAATTTGTAAGTATATGGGTTACACCAGCAACCGTTTGTTTAGCAATCAAGTTAGAAAAAAATTATCAGTACTTAAAAGAAAATTATATTCCTATCCTAACCGGCATCATCTCTGGTGTATTGCTGCATACTGTTTTAATTTTAGCTCTTTGCTTGCTTCTATCTTTTAACGGCGATTTATTTGCAACACTTTATCCAAAATCAATCACTACAGCAATTGCTGTAGGAGTTTCAGAATCGCTAGGTGGTCTTGAATCATTAACGGTTGCCGTCGTTGTTTTTACTGGTATTTTAGGAGCAGCGATTGGGCCTGGATTATTTAAAATGATGAAAATTAATGATCCAGTAGCGCAAGGGATCGCGCTCGGTGCAGGAGCGCATGCGATGGGCACTACAAAGGCTATCGAAATGGGAGAAATACAAGGAGCAATGTCAAGTTTGTCAATTGTTGTAACCGGTCTTACAGTTGTACTAGTATCGCCGGTTGCTGAGATTTTATTAAATGTATTTTTTTAA
- a CDS encoding alpha-hydroxy-acid oxidizing protein, translating to MAEKTVTEEIEEEVNNGYDAPTNVNEVEVINTYELEEKAKKVVPKGGFDYMSGASGDEFTLKQNIEAWNAKGILPRVLADVEFPETNTSIIGQELKVPFIMSPIAAHGLAHQAKEAGTARGIAEFGGSIMSISAYSGASFDEIEAGLGGNNRWFQIYMSKDEEMNKNIIDEAKADGATAIILTADATLSGNRDRDDHNKFVYPFGMPIVSRYLKGGAKNMSLNNIYAQSKQKISMADVRFLKEYSDLPVFVKGIQTPEDAMAAIGAGAAGIWVSNHGGRQLDGAPGSFATLKAISEAVQNRVPIVFDSGIRRGEHIFKAIASGADIVGIGRPALYGLALGGWKGVKSVFEYFESDLKRVMQLAGTQTIEDIKHARLFDIK from the coding sequence ATGGCAGAAAAAACTGTTACAGAAGAAATTGAAGAAGAAGTAAATAACGGATATGATGCACCTACGAATGTAAATGAAGTGGAAGTAATTAATACTTATGAGCTAGAAGAAAAAGCTAAAAAAGTTGTGCCTAAAGGCGGATTTGATTACATGTCAGGAGCATCTGGCGATGAATTTACTTTAAAACAAAACATCGAAGCGTGGAACGCAAAGGGCATATTACCTCGTGTTTTAGCTGATGTGGAATTTCCTGAAACAAACACCTCTATTATTGGACAAGAATTAAAAGTTCCTTTTATCATGTCACCAATCGCAGCTCACGGTTTAGCTCATCAAGCTAAAGAAGCTGGGACGGCAAGAGGTATTGCAGAGTTTGGAGGTTCAATCATGTCGATTAGTGCTTATTCTGGCGCTAGTTTTGATGAAATCGAAGCTGGGTTAGGTGGCAACAATCGCTGGTTCCAAATTTACATGTCAAAAGATGAGGAAATGAATAAAAATATCATTGATGAGGCTAAAGCAGATGGTGCTACCGCCATTATTTTGACAGCAGACGCAACATTGAGCGGGAACCGTGATAGAGACGACCATAATAAGTTTGTTTATCCATTTGGGATGCCGATTGTTTCTCGTTACTTAAAAGGTGGCGCAAAAAATATGTCACTGAATAACATTTATGCACAATCTAAACAAAAAATTAGCATGGCAGACGTTCGCTTTTTAAAAGAATATTCTGATTTGCCAGTATTTGTCAAAGGGATACAAACACCAGAAGATGCGATGGCAGCAATCGGAGCTGGAGCAGCTGGTATTTGGGTATCAAATCATGGTGGTAGACAGTTGGATGGTGCCCCAGGTTCTTTTGCGACACTAAAAGCGATCTCTGAAGCAGTACAAAATCGTGTACCTATTGTTTTTGATAGTGGGATTCGTCGCGGTGAACACATCTTTAAAGCGATTGCTTCTGGTGCAGATATTGTAGGTATCGGTCGACCAGCCTTGTATGGATTAGCTTTAGGTGGATGGAAAGGTGTTAAATCTGTTTTTGAATACTTCGAAAGTGATTTGAAACGTGTGATGCAACTAGCCGGAACGCAAACCATTGAAGACATCAAACATGCGCGTTTATTTGATATTAAATAA
- a CDS encoding DUF6681 family protein has translation MTILLDIINSFHKFLGYLDISPKYLNRAYTILSLFPTLYILRIVYGLWGNQNYIQFSLYLIVFIILLYFVVLNFFYYFFDKNVKGDVTQLFAKYLPEDAFNIEEGNQISQNLMPNTSEVSVEFVDNHELRLEENIQTLISQDKIPTNNLTNSDGFLLMKNTLHPFYYLKKVSEDEYELQIGTSYQDLEKIGTIHQTEALDPVGLFIVGGDFVKEGVRYHERYHLKLLVRDKPAQDVGTAETTNEAGATNETGSRSQRHKKKKFK, from the coding sequence ATGACTATCTTATTAGATATTATTAATAGTTTTCATAAATTTTTAGGCTATTTGGATATTAGCCCTAAATATTTAAATCGTGCTTACACTATATTAAGCCTTTTTCCTACGCTTTATATCCTACGTATTGTTTATGGATTATGGGGGAACCAAAATTATATCCAATTTAGTTTATATTTGATAGTTTTTATTATTTTATTGTATTTTGTGGTGTTGAATTTCTTTTACTACTTTTTCGATAAAAACGTTAAAGGTGACGTTACTCAATTATTTGCTAAATACTTACCAGAAGACGCTTTTAATATCGAAGAAGGAAATCAAATTTCACAAAATTTGATGCCTAATACCAGCGAAGTGTCAGTGGAGTTTGTGGATAATCACGAATTGCGGTTAGAAGAAAACATCCAAACGTTGATCAGTCAAGATAAGATACCTACAAATAATTTAACCAATAGTGATGGGTTCTTACTTATGAAAAATACTTTGCATCCCTTTTATTATTTAAAAAAAGTATCAGAAGATGAGTATGAGCTGCAAATTGGGACAAGTTATCAGGATCTAGAAAAAATTGGAACTATCCATCAAACAGAAGCCTTGGATCCAGTGGGATTGTTTATTGTCGGTGGTGATTTTGTGAAAGAAGGCGTTCGATATCATGAACGTTACCATTTAAAATTGCTTGTCAGGGATAAACCGGCACAAGATGTAGGCACTGCTGAAACAACAAACGAAGCAGGGGCGACAAATGAAACAGGTAGTCGTAGTCAACGTCATAAAAAGAAAAAGTTTAAATAA
- a CDS encoding aminopeptidase C, which produces MTKDLTFENLADFTDALNQIPASSVIARAVQENGIDAVSKNSAAKAELNRVFSIEVETGEVTHQKQSGRCWLFATLNTLRHDFAKKYDLKDFQFSQNYLSFYDRLEKANKMLEWAISLIDQPEDDREYLAMLEWGDGDGGQWANGPALINKYGLIPKSAMPETYNSDKTAEISAAINLKLHKAVAHMKKMVVTPTHEADLHTYKLECLREIYRMLVYAFGQPPASFDFEYRDKDNSYHNIRNLTPTTFFADYVDVDFDQYTVLVDAPDHEYGKNYGLPSQDYIFDGKKIELANVGITAMKKAAVASLKDGQTVWFGCDVLRDMDRKEGILDPNYFKKSELFAADLQLDKAERLATREGEVTHAMTLTGVDLVDGQSTKWKVENSWGEKVGDKGYFIMSDAWFDENVYEVVVQDKYLQEEDKHVAAKEKEDLMPWDSLC; this is translated from the coding sequence ATGACTAAAGATTTGACTTTTGAGAACTTAGCAGATTTTACAGATGCCTTAAATCAAATACCAGCTAGTAGCGTAATCGCCCGAGCTGTTCAAGAAAATGGCATTGATGCTGTTAGTAAAAATTCTGCTGCAAAAGCAGAATTAAACCGAGTGTTTTCCATTGAGGTTGAAACAGGTGAAGTGACGCACCAAAAACAAAGCGGACGTTGTTGGCTATTTGCCACTTTGAATACACTACGGCATGATTTTGCTAAAAAGTATGATTTAAAAGATTTTCAGTTTTCACAAAATTACCTGTCCTTTTATGATCGTTTAGAAAAAGCGAATAAGATGTTGGAATGGGCAATCAGTTTGATCGATCAACCAGAAGATGATCGTGAATACTTAGCAATGCTCGAATGGGGCGATGGTGATGGTGGCCAGTGGGCAAACGGTCCGGCATTAATTAATAAGTACGGTTTAATTCCTAAAAGTGCGATGCCTGAAACTTATAATAGCGATAAAACCGCTGAGATTTCTGCAGCCATTAATTTGAAATTGCATAAAGCAGTTGCACATATGAAAAAAATGGTGGTCACGCCTACTCACGAAGCAGACTTACATACTTATAAATTAGAATGTTTACGTGAAATTTACCGTATGTTAGTTTATGCTTTTGGTCAGCCACCTGCTTCCTTTGATTTTGAATATCGTGACAAAGATAACAGCTATCATAATATTCGTAATTTAACGCCAACAACTTTTTTTGCGGATTACGTAGATGTTGATTTTGATCAATACACGGTGTTAGTAGATGCTCCTGACCATGAGTATGGAAAAAATTATGGATTGCCAAGTCAAGATTATATATTTGATGGGAAAAAAATTGAACTAGCAAACGTTGGAATTACTGCTATGAAAAAAGCAGCCGTAGCTTCTTTAAAAGATGGGCAAACGGTTTGGTTTGGTTGCGATGTGTTAAGAGATATGGATCGTAAAGAAGGAATCTTGGACCCTAATTATTTCAAAAAGAGCGAACTCTTTGCAGCTGATTTACAATTAGACAAAGCAGAACGATTAGCAACTCGAGAAGGCGAAGTTACCCACGCAATGACGCTTACTGGGGTTGATCTTGTTGATGGTCAGTCAACCAAATGGAAAGTTGAAAATAGCTGGGGTGAAAAAGTTGGCGATAAGGGCTATTTCATTATGTCGGATGCTTGGTTTGATGAGAATGTATATGAAGTTGTTGTGCAAGATAAATACTTGCAAGAAGAAGATAAGCATGTAGCAGCAAAAGAAAAAGAAGACCTTATGCCATGGGATTCATTGTGCTAA
- a CDS encoding glycosyltransferase family 8 protein, whose protein sequence is MQINLLFSIDDKFVEQMKTTLFSIYQNADHNHHFTVYVLQKKLLKRSKTIKEFCHLWGMNYVPLVIGDDPLFEQAPISARYPETIYYRLMVHKYLPENVDKILYLDADILCINDFSSLYELELKGYLYAAASHKNLTNMTKMINQVRLKTYEAEGYYNSGVLLINVKKARDEVHAEDIFRFIQENQYNLLLPDQDILNGLYGNKILSIPDEIYNYDVRKNATYDTISMGKWDLGWIIRNSVFLHFCGKDKPWEDKYRGRYAALYKYFWYKVMNE, encoded by the coding sequence ATGCAGATAAATTTACTTTTTTCGATCGATGATAAATTTGTGGAGCAAATGAAAACTACGCTGTTTTCTATATACCAAAATGCAGACCATAATCATCATTTTACTGTTTACGTCTTGCAAAAAAAATTATTAAAGCGTTCTAAGACAATAAAAGAATTTTGTCATCTGTGGGGGATGAACTACGTTCCACTTGTAATTGGCGATGATCCCCTATTTGAGCAAGCCCCTATTTCTGCTCGTTATCCAGAAACAATTTATTATCGCTTAATGGTACATAAATATTTGCCGGAAAATGTCGATAAAATTCTTTATTTGGATGCAGATATTCTTTGTATTAATGATTTTTCGTCGTTATATGAACTCGAACTCAAAGGATATTTATATGCAGCAGCAAGTCATAAAAATCTGACCAATATGACAAAAATGATTAACCAAGTTCGCTTAAAAACCTATGAAGCGGAGGGTTATTATAATTCGGGTGTTTTGCTTATTAATGTCAAAAAAGCTCGCGATGAAGTTCATGCAGAAGATATTTTTCGCTTCATTCAAGAAAATCAATACAATCTTTTATTACCTGATCAAGATATTTTAAATGGGTTATATGGCAATAAAATCTTATCGATTCCTGATGAAATTTATAATTATGATGTAAGAAAAAATGCAACTTACGATACGATTAGTATGGGGAAGTGGGATTTAGGTTGGATTATTCGCAATAGTGTCTTCTTGCATTTTTGTGGTAAAGACAAGCCTTGGGAAGATAAATACCGAGGACGTTATGCTGCTTTATACAAATACTTTTGGTATAAAGTAATGAATGAATAA
- the rsmG gene encoding 16S rRNA (guanine(527)-N(7))-methyltransferase RsmG: MLPEEFQQKLREHHIVLTQTQIEQFERYYQLLVEWNQKINLTAITDKNEVYLKHFYDSVALAFSVDLDKKASICDIGSGAGFPSIPLKIIFPELKVTIVDSLNKRINFLRTLITELDLNQVALFHDRAETFGQKIDHRASYDYVVARAVARLNVLCELCLPLVKKNGYFYALKAAKSQEELNEAKGSMAILGGKFIEDKQIYLPNTDDQRHVLVIEKKKETPKKYPRKPGLPSKKPIN, translated from the coding sequence ATGTTACCTGAAGAATTTCAACAAAAACTTCGCGAGCATCATATTGTGTTGACTCAAACACAAATAGAGCAATTTGAACGTTATTATCAGCTTTTGGTAGAATGGAATCAGAAAATAAACCTTACTGCCATTACGGATAAAAATGAAGTTTATTTAAAGCATTTTTATGATTCAGTAGCCTTGGCTTTTTCAGTTGATTTGGACAAAAAAGCTTCTATCTGTGATATTGGCTCTGGAGCCGGGTTCCCAAGTATCCCCTTAAAAATCATCTTTCCTGAATTAAAGGTAACCATCGTTGATTCGTTAAATAAGCGGATCAATTTTCTGCGTACATTAATTACCGAGTTAGATTTAAACCAAGTTGCGTTATTTCACGATCGAGCAGAAACATTTGGTCAAAAGATTGACCACCGTGCTTCTTATGATTATGTAGTGGCAAGAGCGGTTGCACGATTGAATGTTTTGTGTGAGCTTTGCTTACCACTTGTAAAAAAGAACGGCTATTTTTATGCCTTAAAAGCAGCTAAAAGTCAAGAAGAATTAAATGAAGCAAAAGGATCAATGGCAATTTTGGGTGGTAAGTTCATAGAAGATAAGCAAATTTATTTACCTAATACAGATGATCAACGACACGTCTTAGTGATTGAAAAGAAAAAAGAAACCCCCAAAAAATATCCGAGAAAACCTGGCTTACCGAGTAAAAAGCCTATAAATTAA
- a CDS encoding ParA family protein encodes MVRIISVANQKGGVGKSTTAVNLGACLAYLDKKVLLVDIDAQGNATSGVGIRKPDVVQDVYDVLINEINIEDTILPSSRANLDVVPATLQLAGAEIELTSMMARESRLRTAIDEIKDQYDFILIDCPPSLGHLTINAFTASDAILIPVQCEYYALEGLSQLLNTVRLVQKHFNPELEIEGVLLTMYDARTNLGVEVVGEVRRYFQEKVYDTIIPRNVRLSEAPSHGLSIVDYDLRSKGSEVYQALAKEVLTREKAK; translated from the coding sequence ATGGTTCGTATTATTTCTGTTGCAAATCAAAAAGGTGGCGTCGGTAAATCGACTACAGCGGTTAATTTAGGCGCATGTTTGGCTTACCTAGATAAAAAAGTTTTGCTAGTAGATATCGATGCGCAAGGGAATGCAACCAGCGGTGTCGGTATACGTAAACCTGACGTGGTACAAGATGTTTATGATGTTTTGATTAATGAGATCAATATTGAAGATACGATATTACCTAGCTCTCGCGCTAATTTAGATGTTGTACCAGCGACTCTCCAATTAGCAGGCGCAGAGATTGAATTAACATCTATGATGGCGAGGGAGTCACGCCTGCGTACGGCTATTGATGAAATCAAAGATCAGTATGATTTCATCTTGATCGATTGTCCGCCGTCACTAGGGCATCTAACTATTAACGCTTTTACAGCGAGCGATGCGATTTTGATCCCGGTACAGTGTGAGTATTATGCCTTAGAAGGATTAAGTCAATTATTAAATACTGTTCGTTTGGTGCAAAAACACTTTAATCCTGAATTGGAAATTGAGGGCGTCTTATTGACAATGTATGATGCACGCACCAATCTTGGGGTGGAAGTTGTAGGCGAAGTTCGCCGCTATTTCCAAGAGAAAGTCTATGATACAATTATTCCCCGAAATGTTCGTTTATCTGAAGCGCCTAGTCACGGGCTATCAATTGTTGATTATGATTTGCGTTCCAAAGGCTCTGAAGTCTATCAAGCACTAGCAAAGGAAGTGTTGACTCGTGAAAAAGCAAAATAA
- a CDS encoding ParB/RepB/Spo0J family partition protein: MKKQNKSLGKGINALFQDLSDIEEVDVATEKIVELSLNELRPNPYQPRKTFEEKSLQELANSIEKSGVFQPIIVRKSKVKGYEIIAGERRFRASKLAKKEVIPAIIRDFDEEAMMQVAVLENLQREDLNPLEEAEAYEMLMKNLHLTQAEVAERLGKSRPYIANYLRLLTLPKLVKEMVQDDRLSMGQARTLLGLKNKEQMLKLANRCVKENLTVRQLEQLVTDANEAKDKKKVPRVVKEKPYYLRESEDRLMDKFGTSVQIKEKKGKGRIEIDYLSQNDLTRILDILNIHFDEE, from the coding sequence GTGAAAAAGCAAAATAAAAGTTTAGGAAAAGGAATCAATGCGTTGTTTCAAGACCTATCAGATATTGAAGAGGTTGATGTTGCAACGGAAAAAATCGTTGAACTCTCATTAAATGAGTTACGCCCGAATCCTTACCAACCACGAAAAACATTTGAAGAAAAATCATTACAAGAGTTGGCGAATTCGATTGAAAAATCAGGCGTTTTTCAGCCGATTATTGTACGTAAATCTAAAGTAAAAGGTTATGAGATTATTGCCGGTGAACGTCGTTTCCGTGCTTCGAAGCTAGCCAAAAAAGAAGTCATCCCAGCAATTATTCGCGATTTTGATGAAGAAGCAATGATGCAAGTAGCTGTTTTGGAAAACTTACAACGGGAAGATTTGAATCCCTTAGAAGAAGCAGAAGCTTATGAAATGCTAATGAAAAATCTTCATTTAACCCAAGCAGAAGTAGCCGAACGTTTAGGCAAAAGCCGACCTTATATTGCAAACTATTTACGTCTTTTAACTTTACCAAAATTAGTGAAGGAAATGGTTCAAGACGATCGGTTATCGATGGGACAGGCGCGTACACTACTAGGCTTGAAAAACAAAGAGCAAATGTTGAAACTTGCGAACCGTTGTGTGAAAGAAAACTTGACTGTACGTCAACTAGAACAGTTAGTCACAGATGCCAATGAAGCAAAAGATAAAAAGAAAGTTCCTCGTGTAGTGAAAGAAAAGCCCTATTATCTGCGCGAAAGCGAAGATCGTTTGATGGATAAATTTGGAACGAGTGTACAGATTAAAGAGAAAAAAGGCAAAGGAAGAATTGAGATTGACTATTTATCGCAAAATGATTTGACGCGTATATTAGATATCTTAAATATTCACTTTGATGAAGAATAA
- a CDS encoding DUF951 domain-containing protein produces the protein MYDLGDTVEMKKPHACQTNRWLIIRMGADIKIKCENCGHIVMMTRREFEKKMKKVIEKKKEE, from the coding sequence ATGTATGACCTAGGTGATACTGTAGAAATGAAAAAACCTCATGCCTGTCAAACCAATCGCTGGCTGATCATACGCATGGGAGCCGATATTAAAATAAAATGCGAGAATTGCGGCCATATAGTCATGATGACGCGCCGTGAATTTGAAAAGAAAATGAAAAAAGTAATTGAAAAGAAAAAGGAAGAGTGA
- the ychF gene encoding redox-regulated ATPase YchF yields the protein MALTAGIVGLPNVGKSTLFNAITKAGAEAANYPFATIDPNVGMVEVPDWRLQRLTDLFQPKKTTPATFEFTDIAGIVKGASEGEGLGNQFLSHIRQVDAICHVVRCFDDDNVTHVDGRIDPLADIETINLELILADLETVNKRYSRVEKVAKTKDKAAMAELAVLDKIKPVLEAGKSARTIEFSEEEQPIVKDLFLLTIKPVLYVANVAEDDVQDPTNNHYVQEVQKFAATEKAEVITVCAQIEEEIAELDDEDKVEFLEDLGIKESGLDQLIRTSFHLLGLATYFTAGEPEVRAWTFHKGIKAPQAAGIIHSDFERGFIRAETVSFNDLDKFESMHAAKEAGRVRLEGKDYVVQDGDVMLFRFNV from the coding sequence ATGGCATTGACCGCTGGAATCGTGGGGTTGCCTAATGTCGGCAAATCCACTTTGTTTAACGCAATTACAAAAGCTGGCGCAGAAGCAGCAAATTACCCTTTTGCAACTATTGACCCCAATGTAGGGATGGTCGAAGTACCTGATTGGCGCTTGCAACGTTTAACTGATTTATTTCAACCCAAAAAAACCACGCCTGCGACCTTTGAATTTACCGATATTGCCGGGATCGTTAAAGGAGCAAGTGAAGGTGAGGGGCTGGGAAATCAATTTTTAAGTCATATCCGTCAAGTAGACGCCATTTGCCATGTGGTGCGTTGTTTTGACGATGATAATGTCACCCACGTAGATGGACGAATCGATCCTTTAGCCGATATTGAAACGATTAATTTAGAATTAATCTTGGCTGACTTGGAAACAGTTAATAAACGGTACAGCCGGGTTGAAAAAGTGGCTAAGACAAAAGATAAAGCAGCGATGGCCGAATTAGCTGTTTTAGATAAAATTAAACCAGTTTTGGAGGCAGGAAAATCGGCTCGGACCATTGAATTTTCTGAAGAAGAGCAACCGATTGTCAAAGACTTGTTCTTATTGACAATTAAACCTGTTTTATACGTTGCCAATGTGGCAGAAGATGATGTCCAAGACCCTACGAACAATCACTATGTGCAAGAAGTACAAAAATTTGCAGCAACAGAAAAAGCGGAAGTTATTACTGTCTGTGCCCAAATTGAGGAAGAAATTGCTGAATTAGACGACGAAGATAAAGTAGAATTTTTGGAAGATCTAGGCATTAAAGAAAGCGGATTGGATCAATTAATTCGTACTTCTTTCCATTTATTAGGTCTAGCGACCTATTTTACGGCGGGCGAACCAGAAGTGCGTGCTTGGACGTTTCATAAAGGCATCAAAGCACCTCAGGCTGCAGGAATTATTCATTCTGATTTTGAACGGGGTTTCATCCGAGCTGAAACGGTATCTTTTAACGATCTTGATAAATTTGAAAGTATGCATGCAGCTAAAGAAGCAGGTCGTGTTCGGCTTGAAGGTAAGGACTATGTGGTCCAAGATGGCGATGTCATGTTATTCCGTTTCAATGTATAA
- a CDS encoding DUF1129 domain-containing protein produces the protein MEAEKLREYVAKNREWEEQLTKRNQQYIFDLNKALDAANLSEEEKVQVFHEMLPVLVQEQKNGTTARQLYGTVSERTEAILATPTKVETTRPVLMWVDNTLLILGVFGLMMGIVGLFSNQNNQVYGIVTLILMAMVGGWVFYLMYKYMYQYERPGADKSQRPKLWKSILILIASFFVWTAVISLSALLPGVINPVLDPFFLVLIGGASLLLRYYLKKRYNIIGSLSMPKQ, from the coding sequence ATGGAAGCAGAAAAGCTGCGAGAATACGTTGCAAAAAATCGCGAGTGGGAAGAACAATTAACCAAAAGAAATCAACAATATATTTTTGATTTAAACAAAGCACTTGATGCTGCGAATTTATCAGAAGAAGAAAAAGTACAAGTGTTTCATGAGATGTTACCGGTGTTAGTGCAAGAACAAAAAAATGGCACTACGGCTCGACAACTTTATGGTACAGTTTCAGAACGAACAGAAGCAATTTTAGCTACCCCGACAAAAGTTGAAACTACAAGGCCCGTTTTGATGTGGGTGGATAATACTTTATTGATCTTAGGTGTCTTTGGTTTGATGATGGGAATTGTAGGATTATTCTCTAATCAAAATAACCAAGTTTATGGTATTGTTACCTTGATATTAATGGCAATGGTCGGCGGTTGGGTCTTTTATTTGATGTATAAATATATGTATCAATACGAACGCCCAGGTGCGGATAAGAGTCAGCGTCCAAAATTATGGAAGTCGATATTGATTTTAATTGCTTCGTTTTTCGTATGGACAGCAGTCATTTCATTATCTGCCTTATTGCCAGGTGTAATCAATCCGGTTTTAGACCCATTCTTTTTGGTTCTTATTGGCGGTGCCTCTTTGTTACTTCGTTATTATTTAAAGAAAAGATACAATATCATTGGCAGTTTATCGATGCCTAAGCAGTAA
- the guaB gene encoding IMP dehydrogenase, with translation MSNWETKFEKKGITFDDVLLIPQESHVLPNDVDMKVKLAENIQLNIPILSASMDTVTESNLAIAMARQGGLGVIHKNMSIAAQADEVRKVKRSESGVIIDPFFLTPNHLVSEAEELMSRYRISGIPVVETMENRKLVGIMTNRDLRFVTDYSIPIGEIMTKDDLITAPVGTSLEDAEGILQAHKIEKLPIVDDEGKLSGLITIKDIEKVIQFPNAAKDEHGRLLVAAAVGITSDTPERAQALIEAGADAVVIDTAHGHSAGVLRKIKEMRTQFPKTTLIAGNVATAQGTKALYDAGVDVVKVGIGPGSICTTRVVAGVGVPQLTAIYDAASVARKYGKTIIADGGIKFSGDIVKALAAGGYAVMLGSMLAGTEESPGEFEIYQGRRFKTYRGMGSLSAMEKGSSDRYFQGGVNEANKLVPEGIEGRVAYKGSVGDIIFQMLGGLRSGMGYVGAANLKELRDDAQFIQMSGNGLRESHPHDIQITKEAPNYSVEQ, from the coding sequence ATGTCCAACTGGGAAACTAAATTTGAAAAAAAGGGAATAACGTTTGATGACGTCCTACTTATCCCGCAAGAAAGTCACGTGCTACCTAACGATGTAGATATGAAGGTAAAATTAGCTGAGAATATCCAGCTTAATATTCCGATTTTAAGTGCCAGTATGGATACCGTAACAGAAAGTAATCTGGCTATTGCGATGGCCAGACAAGGCGGGCTGGGAGTTATTCATAAAAATATGTCGATTGCAGCACAAGCCGATGAGGTACGTAAAGTAAAACGGTCCGAAAGTGGCGTGATTATTGATCCTTTCTTTTTAACGCCTAATCATTTAGTATCTGAGGCAGAAGAACTAATGAGTCGTTACCGAATTAGTGGTATCCCAGTAGTAGAAACGATGGAAAATCGTAAATTGGTGGGGATTATGACGAATCGCGATTTACGTTTTGTTACTGATTATTCCATCCCAATTGGTGAAATTATGACCAAGGATGATTTGATTACAGCTCCGGTAGGAACTTCTTTGGAAGATGCAGAAGGGATTTTACAAGCGCATAAAATTGAAAAACTACCAATTGTTGACGATGAAGGGAAATTGAGCGGGTTAATTACTATTAAAGATATTGAAAAAGTCATTCAATTTCCTAATGCTGCCAAAGATGAGCATGGAAGATTGTTAGTTGCAGCGGCAGTTGGCATCACTAGTGATACACCTGAACGTGCACAAGCTTTAATAGAAGCAGGAGCTGATGCTGTTGTTATCGATACGGCTCACGGTCACAGCGCAGGTGTATTGCGTAAAATCAAAGAGATGCGCACACAATTTCCGAAAACTACATTGATTGCGGGGAATGTTGCAACGGCGCAGGGAACAAAAGCTTTATACGATGCCGGAGTCGATGTGGTAAAAGTAGGAATTGGTCCTGGTTCAATCTGTACGACTCGGGTTGTTGCCGGTGTGGGCGTGCCACAGTTAACTGCTATTTATGACGCAGCTTCTGTTGCTCGTAAATATGGCAAGACAATTATCGCTGATGGTGGAATTAAATTCTCTGGAGATATCGTAAAGGCTCTAGCAGCAGGCGGCTACGCTGTAATGTTGGGTAGTATGCTGGCAGGAACAGAGGAATCACCAGGTGAATTTGAGATCTATCAAGGTCGTCGTTTTAAGACTTACCGCGGTATGGGTTCGCTTAGCGCGATGGAAAAAGGCTCCAGTGATCGTTACTTTCAAGGTGGCGTCAATGAAGCAAATAAATTAGTTCCAGAAGGTATTGAAGGCCGAGTTGCTTATAAAGGTAGCGTGGGAGATATTATCTTTCAAATGCTAGGCGGCCTAAGATCTGGTATGGGATACGTTGGAGCAGCTAATTTAAAAGAATTACGTGATGATGCGCAATTTATTCAAATGAGCGGCAATGGTTTAAGAGAATCACATCCTCATGATATCCAAATTACAAAAGAAGCGCCAAATTATTCGGTTGAACAATAA